In Miscanthus floridulus cultivar M001 chromosome 5, ASM1932011v1, whole genome shotgun sequence, one genomic interval encodes:
- the LOC136451768 gene encoding uncharacterized protein: MTLLAAITNPAAGSLPGSSEKAHPIVLTPGAAPPPPSSSALPTPIPPSAWSLSPADPTLATAASYLAASLDSCSSLPRLRLLLTNFISTLSQSLALPTPPAALPAAIRAVAPYFPAAIASLVASKAASLDGHDILLALAESRLLPHPPPELISSLCDNDRVDLVCALLRQAADIRSSEILAALRCLLSPASEKAYDAMMDVKGRWKDVAVLAINRCREKSAGKKKKVDAAARRAALLLMMGHDGFTSPEVCLHYLFASGNVDSVVLGAAVAELDGGEVVKLMRYLNKWIGKYRRFSEAHTCPEAVENLGLEQCDSIPSFGAVARALGVLLDNHFSHLVLNADVREYLRAAELMVRELAAEAESSGPILDLLHRLQLDK, translated from the coding sequence ATGACTCTCCTTGCAGCCATCACCAACCCCGCCGCCGGCTCCCTCCCCGGCTCCAGCGAGAAGGCTCACCCTATCGTGCTCACCCCGggtgccgcgccgccgccgccgtcatcctCTGCGCTCCCCACCCCAATCCCGCCCTCCGCCTGGTCGCTCTCCCCGGCCGACCCCACcctcgccaccgccgcctcctacCTCGCAGCCTCCCTCGACTCCTGCTCCTCCCTCCCGCGCCTCCGCCTCCTTCTCACCAACTTCATCTCCACTCTGTCCCAATCCCTCGCACTCCCAACCCCGCCGGCGGCCCTCCCCGCCGCCATACGCGCCGTCGCCCCTTACTTCCCCGCCGCTATCGCTTCCCTTGTGGCCTCCAAGGCGGCAAGCCTCGACGGGCACGACATCCTCCTTGCTCTCGCGGAGTCCCGCCTCCTCCCGCACCCGCCACCGGAGCTCATCTCCTCGCTCTGCGACAACGACCGGGTCGACCTTGTCTGCGCCTTGCTCCGCCAGGCCGCCGACATCCGCTCCTCCGAGATCCTCGCCGCGCTCCGCTGCCTCCTCTCGCCGGCCTCCGAGAAGGCCTACGACGCCATGATGGACGTCAAGGGCCGATGGAAGGACGTCGCGGTGCTCGCGATCAACAGGTGTCGGGAGAAGAGCgccgggaagaagaagaaagtggaCGCTGCGGCGAGGCGGGCGGCGCTGCTGCTCATGATGGGGCACGACGGGTTCACCTCCCCGGAGGTGTGCCTGCATTACCTATTTGCATCAGGGAATGTGGATTCCGTGGTGCTTGGAGCGGCTGTGGCTGAACTCGATGGCGGGGAGGTAGTCAAGCTGATGAGATATCTCAACAAGTGGATTGGGAAGTACCGGAGGTTCTCAGAAGCACACACGTGCCCGGAGGCTGTGGAAAACCTCGGATTGGAGCAGTGTGACAGCATTCCATCGTTTGGAGCAGTGGCTAGGGCGCTGGGAGTGCTGCTGGATAATCATTTCTCCCACCTTGTGTTGAATGCTGATGTGAGGGAGTACTTGAGGGCTGCGGAGTTGATGGTAAGGGAGCTCGCTGCTGAAGCAGAATCTTCTGGGCCAATCCTGGACTTGCTGCATAGGTTGCAGCTGGATAAGTGA
- the LOC136454410 gene encoding uncharacterized protein: MAHGSRLFLLLEALLFSALLLLPARPSAADGSGSTSYPADCPYPCLPPPTAPAVVTNCPPPPAAPSSTYSYPPPAAPSSYNTPPSSSWSYPPPPPGGYIPYFQPPAGGSGGGGGYGYPAPPPPNPILPWYPWYYKTPPSSAAVTLARGGSSVLSLLAAVRAAGLLIMA; this comes from the coding sequence ATGGCGCACGGCAGCAGGCTCTTCCTCCTCCTGGAGGCCCTGCTCTTCTCGGCGCTGCTGCTCCTCCCTGCACGCCCTTCAGCCGCAGACGGCAGCGGCAGCACGTCGTACCCAGCCGACTGCCCCTACCCGTGCCTGCCTCCACCCACGGCCCCCGCCGTCGTCACCAACTGCCCGCCGCCACCGGCGGCGCCATCCTCCACGTACTCGTACCCGCCGCCGGCAGCGCCGTCCTCCTACAacacgccgccgtcgtcctcctggagctacccgccgccgccgccggggggcTACATTCCCTACTTCCAGCCTCCTGCGGGAGGTAGTGGTGGCGGTGGGGGGTACGGCTAcccggcgccgccgccacccaACCCCATCCTGCCATGGTACCCCTGGTACTACAAGACGCCGCCGTCGTCCGCGGCGGTCACGCTGGCCAGGGGGGGTTCTAGTGTTCTTAGCTTGTTGGCCGCCGTGCGAGCTGCTGGCCTGCTGATCATGGCTTAG